The following nucleotide sequence is from Atribacterota bacterium.
CTCATATGCAGAACCTTTTTTAACCCTTACCTGCAATATCGTTCCTGGAACAAACCGCTTTTTCCCGGTTACCCACACCTTGATTCGACAATCAACCTGAGGCGCATCCCCATACGTTCGACCCCAAAGGTAGCGTTTTCCTCCACTTTGAGGACCTTCCTCCAGAATCACCTCCACCGTTTGACCTACAAGACCCCGATGAATCTCTTCCATAACCCCTTCCTGAAGATGCATGAGTATTTGATAGCGTTCTCTTTTGACCGTTTCTTCCACCATCTGGTTCAGAGTGAAAGCAGGAGTCCCTGGTTCCGACGAATAGCAAAATACCCCCATTCTTTCAAAGCGAACGTGGTACACAAAATTCAGGAGTTCTTCGAAAATTTCTTCATCTTCACCAGGAAAACCAACCATAAGGGTGGTCCTCAGGAAAACCCCAGGAATGAACGTCCTGATTCGAAGAAGTTGTTCCTCAAGCTGGGCTCGCGAAAAGGGACGATTCATACCTTGTAAAATACGAGCATTAATGTGCTGCAGGGGAACATCAAGATATTTCACAACCTGCCTTGTGGAAGCCACCACCTCCAGAAGCTGGTCATCAATCCCGTAAGGTGATACATACAAGAGTCGTAGCCACACCGAAGACGGCAGGTTTTCTCCCAACTTTTTCAGGAGAAAAGGTAAGCTCCTCCGATGATACAAGTCTAAGCCGTAGGAAGATAAATCCTGTGCCACAAGAATGATTTCCCGAACACCCATCTCCACTAAGTTCAAAGCTTCCTGGATAATATCCTCCCAAGGTCGGCTCCGCAACGGACCACGTATAAGCGGAATGACGCAAAAACTACAGTGGTTATTGCAACCCTCGGCAATTTTAATATAGGCATAATGAGAGGGAGTGGCAAGCAATCTCTCGGTCCCGTGGTCGTAGAGAAAAGGAGGTCCATCGATAAAAAGCCGAGATGCAGCACTGTGTTCACCGTTTTTTAGAATTTCTACAATGTGTGGAAAATCGTTCACTCCAATCCAGTAATCGACTTCGGGATACAGAGAGAGCGCCTTTTCTTTGATTCTTTCCACATAACAGCCCATGACTACCAGAACCTTACGAGGGTCTTTCTTTTTGAGCGATACAAATTTTCTGATCCATTCCTCTGTTTCACGGCGAGCATCATCGATAAAAGCACAGGTGTTTAAAACAAGAACCTGCGCTTCTTCCAAAGAGGAAAAAAAATTATACCCTGCAGAAACCAGCTTACCTAAAGCGATTTCTGAATCAACCAGGTTTTTATCGCAACCCAAACTTACAAAGGCAATACGTTTCACGGTCCAAAGGTTTGTTCGAAATCGCCACCCTCTGAAGCGAGATAACCCAGGTCGTTCCCGTTATGGTTTACCTTAATCCTATCACCGTCTTTTCCTGAAATCTCAATTGGCTCATTACTTTTAAAAATGTAACGCTTCCCGGGAACCAGTATCCCTGAAAACACGATCCGGTCCCCAGAACGAACTTCGCTCCAAGACAATCGCTCCGGCTCAAGCACCACCACAACTGAGAATTCAGGAATAGGCTGAGGAGTAGGAAGCACCACTTCCGGAGATACCGCTTCTTCGGCAGCAGGCACAGTACGATCTTCCTGGTTGAGCTTTGAGAAAATGGGCAAACGGTAAGAAATCAGAATGAAAACGAATGCCACCAGTAGTATGGTAAAGGTTACCATGAGGAAACGCAGGATATTCTTGTTTTTCTTTCGTCTCCCAGATATTTTCTCTGGCACAAGCGATACTTTTTCCTCTATCCCCCCATACGCTTGCTTGAACAAAGCAAGCACTTCTTGGGAATCAACCCCTAAGAAACGGCTATAGATTTTCAGATATCCAGAAGCATATGTCCTTCCTGGAAGCCTATGCCATTCGCCATTTTCCAATGCTTCTAAATAAAGTGGAGAAATCAAGGTAGCTTCGCTCGCTTTTGCTAGATCCACCTTCCGTTCTTCCCGTTTCTTTCTTAGAAACTCCCCCAGTTGAACAGCAACTTCAATATTAAAATTGACCATTACTGTTCCCCTCTCCTCATGATAACTTTTCTCGGCTTACTCCCCTCATATGGGCCAACGATTCCCTCTCTTTCCATTCTTTCAATAAGCCGGGCAGCACGGTTAAACCCAATACGCAACCTCCTTTGCAGAAGCGAAGTGGAGGCCCGGCCACTCTCCATAACGATTTTTACCGCCTCTCCGTACACGTCGTCCTCGTCTTCAGAAATTTCTACTTCTTCGTCCCGAAATACGAACTCCATGGAATAATGGATGCTCCCTTTCTGCCTCGACCAGTGTTCCACCACTTTTTTCGTTTCCTCAGTGCTAATAAAAGCCCCCTGCCCTCGAATGGGTTTACCGACCCCGATGGGGGCAAACAACAAATCACCGTTCCCCAGGAGCTTCTCGGCTCCCGGCATATCCAGGATGGTCCGAGAATCAACCTGAGAATAGACTGCAAAAGCCAACCGGGAAGGAAAATTAGCCTTAATGAGGCCGGTAATCACATCCACCGAAGGTCTCTGGGTAGCAACGACAAGGTGAATGCCTACAGCCCTGGCCATTTGAGCCAGTCGGCAGATATATCCCTCCACATCCGAAGCAGCCGTCATCATCAAATCGGCAAGTTCATCAATAACGACCACCACATACGGTAACTGCTCTTTCTTTTCCACCAAACGGTTGTATTCGTCAACGTTCCGACAGGAAAGTTCCGAAAGGAGTTCATATCTCGAATCCATCTCCCGGCACAACCATTTTAAGAATTTGATGACCAGACGGACCTCAGAAATGACCGGGCCACAAAGATGAGGAAGTCCAGCATAGAGAGAAAGCTCAACCTTTTTGGGATCGATAAGGGCAATACGCAGAACATTTGGGTCAGATCGAAACAGTAGGCTCGCCAGAATTGTGTTAATACAGACACTCTTCCCTGAACCCGTTGCCCCAGCGATGAGCAAATGTGGGGCTTCACGCAGGTCCCAGATCAGTGGCTTTCCAGCAACATCTTTCCCCAGCGCAATCTTAAGAGGAGATGGGTCCTGGTAAAACCCTTCCTCTTCCACCAATTCCCGCAGAGAAACAATTTCTTTACGCCGGTTTGGAATCTCAATACCGACTGCAGAACGACCAGGAATAGGAGCTTCGATCCTCACCGCCGCCACCGCAAAGGCTAAAGCAATGTCGTTAGACAAATTGACTATTTTGTTCACCTTAACTCCCGGGGCAGGCTGGAATTCGTACCTGGTCACGGTGGGACCAACCTGAAAATTAGTCACTCTTCCAGCCACATTAAACTCTGCCAGGGTTTTTTCCAGTTTGGCTATTTCTTCGGCAATCTCTTTTCGGGTTTTTTCCTCTCCTTTAGCAGAATGAGAGGAAAGAATTCTTGAGGAAGGCAAAATCCATTCCTCCACTTCCTGGGGAGGAACAGATTTTTTTATTCTCTTGGGGCTCGATGTCTTGGAAACCAGAGAAGTAACTTCAAAGACTTCCTCAATTGAAGAAGCAGGAAAAACAGGAGAAGAAACAGGAGATTTCCAAGCCTCAGAAGAAGTGGAGTCGGAAGGAATCTTTTCAGGCTTTATAGAACCAGGCTTCTTACCCAAGGATTTTGCAAAGTGCACAAGTTGTCGAATCAGCTTTCCTTCACCAAGAAGGTACGTACCCAGAAATGCAAAGAGGAACAGGAAAAGAAGGGTCCCACTCTCCCCCAGATAACGATTCAGTAGGGAATACAGAGCACTTCCAACCCTACCACCAAGATTGTAGTCTACAAGAATAACCTGGCTTTTCACTGCCCTTCTTTCCACCAATGTCAGAAAGATAAACAACCAGAGCAAGAGACCAATGATTCGACCGATAAATCTATATCGTCTCACCAGGTTCAAGATGGCAATTTCGTAGGCAAGGTACGCCAAAAAAAATGGTAGCGCATAAGCCCCTATCCCCAGGGTAAAAAGAAAACTCACTTTGATCTTTTCCCCGATTACACCAACGCTAGTGGAGAAAAAAGACAACAAAATATAAAGGGCAAAAACACCCAGAAAGGAGACAATTACAATTTTCCTTCCCTGCTCTGGCATCGTTTGTCAATCGCTCTCCTTACCCCTGCCGTCATCACTTTCGACGGGGGTAAGTTTTCGTCTCTTTGATAGGGGATACAGTTGATGCTGCTTCTTTGTGGCTAAGGGTAATTCTCCCCAGAGAATCAATTCCTGTGACCTTGACCAGCAAATCATCTCCTACTTTGGCCACATCCTCCACCCGGCGCACCCGTTCACTAGACAATTGTGAAATGTGGCACAATCCTTCCCGACCAGGAAATATTTCCACAAATGCTCCAAAATCGGCAACACGAGTCACCTTACCAAGGTAGATTTTACCCACCTCGACGTCCTGGGT
It contains:
- the rimO gene encoding 30S ribosomal protein S12 methylthiotransferase RimO; protein product: MKRIAFVSLGCDKNLVDSEIALGKLVSAGYNFFSSLEEAQVLVLNTCAFIDDARRETEEWIRKFVSLKKKDPRKVLVVMGCYVERIKEKALSLYPEVDYWIGVNDFPHIVEILKNGEHSAASRLFIDGPPFLYDHGTERLLATPSHYAYIKIAEGCNNHCSFCVIPLIRGPLRSRPWEDIIQEALNLVEMGVREIILVAQDLSSYGLDLYHRRSLPFLLKKLGENLPSSVWLRLLYVSPYGIDDQLLEVVASTRQVVKYLDVPLQHINARILQGMNRPFSRAQLEEQLLRIRTFIPGVFLRTTLMVGFPGEDEEIFEELLNFVYHVRFERMGVFCYSSEPGTPAFTLNQMVEETVKRERYQILMHLQEGVMEEIHRGLVGQTVEVILEEGPQSGGKRYLWGRTYGDAPQVDCRIKVWVTGKKRFVPGTILQVRVKKGSAYELEGEIV
- a CDS encoding helix-turn-helix domain-containing protein, which translates into the protein MVNFNIEVAVQLGEFLRKKREERKVDLAKASEATLISPLYLEALENGEWHRLPGRTYASGYLKIYSRFLGVDSQEVLALFKQAYGGIEEKVSLVPEKISGRRKKNKNILRFLMVTFTILLVAFVFILISYRLPIFSKLNQEDRTVPAAEEAVSPEVVLPTPQPIPEFSVVVVLEPERLSWSEVRSGDRIVFSGILVPGKRYIFKSNEPIEISGKDGDRIKVNHNGNDLGYLASEGGDFEQTFGP
- a CDS encoding DNA translocase FtsK 4TM domain-containing protein → MPEQGRKIVIVSFLGVFALYILLSFFSTSVGVIGEKIKVSFLFTLGIGAYALPFFLAYLAYEIAILNLVRRYRFIGRIIGLLLWLFIFLTLVERRAVKSQVILVDYNLGGRVGSALYSLLNRYLGESGTLLFLFLFAFLGTYLLGEGKLIRQLVHFAKSLGKKPGSIKPEKIPSDSTSSEAWKSPVSSPVFPASSIEEVFEVTSLVSKTSSPKRIKKSVPPQEVEEWILPSSRILSSHSAKGEEKTRKEIAEEIAKLEKTLAEFNVAGRVTNFQVGPTVTRYEFQPAPGVKVNKIVNLSNDIALAFAVAAVRIEAPIPGRSAVGIEIPNRRKEIVSLRELVEEEGFYQDPSPLKIALGKDVAGKPLIWDLREAPHLLIAGATGSGKSVCINTILASLLFRSDPNVLRIALIDPKKVELSLYAGLPHLCGPVISEVRLVIKFLKWLCREMDSRYELLSELSCRNVDEYNRLVEKKEQLPYVVVVIDELADLMMTAASDVEGYICRLAQMARAVGIHLVVATQRPSVDVITGLIKANFPSRLAFAVYSQVDSRTILDMPGAEKLLGNGDLLFAPIGVGKPIRGQGAFISTEETKKVVEHWSRQKGSIHYSMEFVFRDEEVEISEDEDDVYGEAVKIVMESGRASTSLLQRRLRIGFNRAARLIERMEREGIVGPYEGSKPRKVIMRRGEQ